A DNA window from Drosophila pseudoobscura strain MV-25-SWS-2005 chromosome 2, UCI_Dpse_MV25, whole genome shotgun sequence contains the following coding sequences:
- the bon gene encoding transcription intermediary factor 1-alpha isoform X1 produces MDLDLDHLKNDFLPLIGGIKQELLDTGPSDGMPQMNMQSTATASSGAATTSTSSSSTSSMGNPCDSAEKRSESNSSASAKFTLFKCVYCAQLLGSNDRPKLLECLHVACSQCVSTKFSELDRSLPPLIHCPVCDNASQNEFIVDNQFLIEQCTAGESGDGSGSELGQKSVATIVQCSSCSDGAAATSWCVDCSEYICDSCVQAHQRLKITKDHTIKPKDEANNEQLAGTAGVDKLHMCQLHTQEKLSLFCETCDKLTCRDCQLSDHRDHKYKFAHEIATESRQALSTLVSEINYKRFLLSSATKVIDDRQQLIHDKKKDLIKEITAMAVKITNTVNTRGKQLIMRLNEVCDSKLKVLVEKKETLQLLSDNTDHCIEFMQNALDKGSDFAILSSKKSLVRHLQKLKCQRADIPNPEIPVRIQVQLNQVSDLQKVISQLGIIIVDGKPYPPSASPNGTPQPPPRQPPSPNMAPPLRPGLPPGMSAGLSPNGPPVNFGPQNGPPMYSSAAAQQQFNNLSAMSRSFPGDGPGKVRFGGMPPVGMQRHGQPHVSSSTHPQNMDISLRGLLNNQAAQSPNAGHMGFNGPPSYPGGPQGGPSPAHQQMGGPQMRPHFMGGQQGFSQGGGGGPGGGPRDNNFMSSNAARFQSQYQRMASHAQQAAVAAMAGAGGGGGQIPSPGSLQRPQMMQNPMQNSLGFHGSQAGFNTGPPQTSPQLGGGMHSLAKWHIPQSAQQSNMCSQQGPLLPFANGRQTSENFKISLKSPNTLKNSTPPSLGLGVPGMPGLGNGSLVNAAVLGLGPAVSILSNVTSTNPKTPSPSTHENTKDFTEPIDKVRDDSINDLIATIAKLDSNGVQVLPEGRTKTTSPQVHSSTDLSNTQEVNNKNEQKDDPNEDWCAVCLDGGELMCCDKCPKVFHQNCHIPAISSLPDESESWQCLLCVNLKELTKNEGTTADKSAHPGELSSLELRILQRICLELYCQYEQSLNFREPESPANTSYYEIVSSPMSLDVIRTRLDPSSPNHYKDIAGFVTDVRLIFSNTYLFYQEDTKTYTNAKYLENFFEEQLAKWLPNFEGKLIKGSSASCSPALMAAAAAANAAGSPSPIENGRKSCGSASLGDNDGACLPPKRARRTMHE; encoded by the exons ATGGATTTGGACTTGGATCATCTTAAGAACGACTTTCTGCCGCTCATCGGCGGCATCAAACAGGAGCTATTGGACACCGGGCCATCGGATGGCATGCCGCAGATGAATATGCAGAGCACTGCAACGGCCAGCAGTGGCGCCGccaccacatccacatcctcgtCCAGCACATCCTCCATGGGGAATCCCTGCGACAGCGCCGAGAAGCGG TCGGAGTCGAATTCCTCGGCCTCGGCCAAGTTCACGCTGTTCAAGTGCGTGTACTGCGCCCAGCTGCTGGGCTCCAACGACCGTCCGAAGCTGCTGGAGTGCCTCCATGTGGCCTGCTCGCAGTGCGTGAGCACAAAGTTCTCGGAGCTGGACCGCTCCCTGCCGCCGCTGATACACTGTCCGGTGTGCGACAACGCCTCCCAGAACGAGTTCATTGTGGACAACCAGTTCCTGATCGAGCAGTGCACGGCCGGGGAGAGCGGCGACGGCAGCGGCTCGGAGCTCGGCCAGAAGAGCGTCGCGACCATCGTGcagtgcagcagctgctcggACGGGGCAGCGGCCACGTCGTGGTGCGTCGACTGCTCGGAGTACATATGCGACAGCTGTGTGCAGGCGCACCAGCGCCTCAAGATCACCAAGGACCACACGATCAAGCCGAAGGACGAGGCAAACAACGAGCAGCTGGCCGGCACGGCCGGCGTCGACAAGCTGCACATGTGCCAGCTGCACACCCAGGAGAAGCTGTCGCTCTTCTGCGAGACCTGCGACAAGCTCACGTGCCGCGACTGCCAGCTGAGCGACCATCGGGATCACAAGTACAAGTTCGCCCACGAGATCGCCACGGAGTCGCGGCAGGCGCTCTCCACGCTCGTCTCCGAGATCAACTACAAGCGGTTCCTGCTCTCGTCGGCCACCAAGGTGATCGACGACCGGCAGCAGCTGATACACGACAAGAAGAAGGACCTGATCAAGGAGATCACCGCCATGGCGGTGAAGATCACCAACACGGTCAACACGCGCGGCAAGCAGCTGATCATGCGCCTCAACGAGGTCTGCGACAGCAAGCTGAAGGTCCTCGTGGAGAAGAAGGAGACGCTCCAGCTGCTCTCCGACAACACGGACCACTGCATCGAGTTCATGCAGAACGCCCTCGACAAGGGCAGCGACTTCGCGATACTCTCCAGCAAAAAGTCGCTGGTGCGGCATCTGCAGAAGCTCAAGTGCCAGCGGGCGGACATACCCAATCCGGAGATACCCGTGCGCATCCAGGTGCAGCTCAACCAGGTGTCCGACCTGCAGAAGGTCATCTCCCAGCTGGGCATCATCATTGTCGATGGCAAGCCGTACCCTCCGTCAGCCTCGCCCAACGGCACGCCCCAGCCGCCGCCGCGACAGCCGCCCAGCCCGAACATGGCACCGCCCCTGCGGCCGGGCCTGCCGCCGGGCATGTCCGCCGGCCTCTCGCCCAACGGGCCGCCCGTCAACTTTGGCCCGCAGAACGGTCCCCCGATGTACAGCAGTGCGGCGGCCCAGCAGCAGTTCAACAATCTGTCGGCGATGAGCAGATCCTTTCCGGGCGATGGACCAGGTAAGG TTCGCTTTGGCGGAATGCCGCCGGTGGGCATGCAGCGTCACGGCCAGCCGCACGTAAGCTCCTCCACACATCCGCAGAATATGG ACATCAGCCTGCGGGGCCTGCTGAACAATCAGGCGGCGCAGAGCCCCAATGCCGGGCACATGGGCTTCAATGGGCCGCCCAGCTATCCGGGCGGGCCGCAGGGCGGTCCCTCGCCAGCCCACCAGCAGATGGGGGGACCGCAGATGCGACCGCATTTCATGGGTGGCCAGCAGGGTTTCTCgcagggcggcggcggcggtccCGGAGGCGGGCCCAGGGACAACAATTTCATGAGCAGCAATGCGGCGCGCTTCCAGTCGCAGTACCAGCGCATGGCGAGCCATGCCCAGCAGGCGGCCGTAGCGGCCATGGCCGGAGCAGGTGGCGGAGGCGGCCAGATACCGTCGCCCGGGTCGCTGCAGCGCCCACAAATGATGCAGAATCCCATGCAGAAT TCGTTGGGGTTTCATGGGAGCCAGGCTGGCTTTAATACCGGCCCACCGCAGACGTCGCCGCAGCTAGGCGGCGGCATGCACAGCCTGGCCAAGTGGCACATACCGCAGTCCGCGCAGCAGTCGAACA TGTGCTCTCAGCAGGGTCCCCTTTTGCCGTTCGCCAATGGCCGCCAGACATCGGAAAATTTTAAAATCTCCCTGAAGTCCCCCAACACGCTCAAGAACAGCACTCCGCCCAGCCTGGGGTTGGGCGTTCCGGGCATGCCGGGCCTTGGCAATGGTTCGTTGGTCAATGCCGCCGTCCTAGGGCTTGGCCCCGCTGTATCGATACTCTCCAACGTCACCTCGACAAATCCAAAGACGCCCAGTCCCAGCACCCATGAG AACACCAAGGACTTCACGGAGCCCATTGACAAGGTGCGCGACGACTCCATCAACGACCTGATAGCGACCATCGCCAAGCTGGACTCGAACGGGGTGCAAGTGTTGCCCGAGGGCCGCACCAAGACCACCTCGCCGCAGGTGCACAGCTCCACGGACCTGTCCAACACGCAGGAAG ttaataataaaaacgaacaaaaagaTGACCCCAACGAGGATTGGTGCGCCGTCTGCCTGGACGGGGGCGAGCTCATGTGCTGCGACAAGTGCCCCAAGGTGTTCCACCAGAACTGTCACATACCCGCGATCAGCTCGCTGCCggacgagagcgagagctggCAGTGTCTGCTGTGCgtcaacctcaaggaattgaCCAAGAACGAGGGCACCACCGCCGACAAGTCGGCCCATCCGGGCGAGCTGAGCAGCCTGGAGCTGAGGATATTGCAGCGCATTTGCCTGGAGCTGTACTGCCAGTACGAGCAGAGTCTCAACTTCCGTGAGCCAGAGTCGCCGGCCAACACGTCCTACTACGAGATTGTGTCCAG TCCCATGTCCCTGGATGTGATACGCACACGTCTGGATCCCTCCAGTCCCAATCACTACAAGGATATTGCTGGTTTCGTGACCGACGTGCGCTTGATATTCTCCAACACATATCTGTTCTATCAG GAGGACACGAAAACGTACACCAATGccaaatacttggagaacttCTTCGAGGAGCAACTGGCCAAGTGGCTGCCCAATTTCGAGGGCAAGCTGATCAAGGGCAGCAGCGCTTCCTGTTCGCCCGCCCTgatggcggcagcggcggcggccaacGCGGCTGGCTCGCCGTCACCCATCGAGAATGGACGCAAGAGCTGCGGCTCGGCTTCGTTGGGCGACAACGATGGTGCCTGCTTGCCGCCCAAACGGGCGCGGCGGACTATGCACGAATAG
- the bon gene encoding transcription intermediary factor 1-alpha isoform X2: MDLDLDHLKNDFLPLIGGIKQELLDTGPSDGMPQMNMQSTATASSGAATTSTSSSSTSSMGNPCDSAEKRSESNSSASAKFTLFKCVYCAQLLGSNDRPKLLECLHVACSQCVSTKFSELDRSLPPLIHCPVCDNASQNEFIVDNQFLIEQCTAGESGDGSGSELGQKSVATIVQCSSCSDGAAATSWCVDCSEYICDSCVQAHQRLKITKDHTIKPKDEANNEQLAGTAGVDKLHMCQLHTQEKLSLFCETCDKLTCRDCQLSDHRDHKYKFAHEIATESRQALSTLVSEINYKRFLLSSATKVIDDRQQLIHDKKKDLIKEITAMAVKITNTVNTRGKQLIMRLNEVCDSKLKVLVEKKETLQLLSDNTDHCIEFMQNALDKGSDFAILSSKKSLVRHLQKLKCQRADIPNPEIPVRIQVQLNQVSDLQKVISQLGIIIVDGKPYPPSASPNGTPQPPPRQPPSPNMAPPLRPGLPPGMSAGLSPNGPPVNFGPQNGPPMYSSAAAQQQFNNLSAMSRSFPGDGPGKVRFGGMPPVGMQRHGQPHVSSSTHPQNMDISLRGLLNNQAAQSPNAGHMGFNGPPSYPGGPQGGPSPAHQQMGGPQMRPHFMGGQQGFSQGGGGGPGGGPRDNNFMSSNAARFQSQYQRMASHAQQAAVAAMAGAGGGGGQIPSPGSLQRPQMMQNPMQNSLGFHGSQAGFNTGPPQTSPQLGGGMHSLAKWHIPQSAQQSNMCSQQGPLLPFANGRQTSENFKISLKSPNTLKNSTPPSLGLGVPGMPGLGNGSLVNAAVLGLGPAVSILSNVTSTNPKTPSPSTHENTKDFTEPIDKVRDDSINDLIATIAKLDSNGVQVLPEGRTKTTSPQVHSSTDLSNTQEVNNKNEQKDDPNEDWCAVCLDGGELMCCDKCPKVFHQNCHIPAISSLPDESESWQCLLCVNLKELTKNEGTTADKSAHPGELSSLELRILQRICLELYCQYEQSLNFREPESPANTSYYEIVSSPMSLDVIRTRLDPSSPNHYKDIAGFVTDVRLIFSNTYLFYQDTKTYTNAKYLENFFEEQLAKWLPNFEGKLIKGSSASCSPALMAAAAAANAAGSPSPIENGRKSCGSASLGDNDGACLPPKRARRTMHE, translated from the exons ATGGATTTGGACTTGGATCATCTTAAGAACGACTTTCTGCCGCTCATCGGCGGCATCAAACAGGAGCTATTGGACACCGGGCCATCGGATGGCATGCCGCAGATGAATATGCAGAGCACTGCAACGGCCAGCAGTGGCGCCGccaccacatccacatcctcgtCCAGCACATCCTCCATGGGGAATCCCTGCGACAGCGCCGAGAAGCGG TCGGAGTCGAATTCCTCGGCCTCGGCCAAGTTCACGCTGTTCAAGTGCGTGTACTGCGCCCAGCTGCTGGGCTCCAACGACCGTCCGAAGCTGCTGGAGTGCCTCCATGTGGCCTGCTCGCAGTGCGTGAGCACAAAGTTCTCGGAGCTGGACCGCTCCCTGCCGCCGCTGATACACTGTCCGGTGTGCGACAACGCCTCCCAGAACGAGTTCATTGTGGACAACCAGTTCCTGATCGAGCAGTGCACGGCCGGGGAGAGCGGCGACGGCAGCGGCTCGGAGCTCGGCCAGAAGAGCGTCGCGACCATCGTGcagtgcagcagctgctcggACGGGGCAGCGGCCACGTCGTGGTGCGTCGACTGCTCGGAGTACATATGCGACAGCTGTGTGCAGGCGCACCAGCGCCTCAAGATCACCAAGGACCACACGATCAAGCCGAAGGACGAGGCAAACAACGAGCAGCTGGCCGGCACGGCCGGCGTCGACAAGCTGCACATGTGCCAGCTGCACACCCAGGAGAAGCTGTCGCTCTTCTGCGAGACCTGCGACAAGCTCACGTGCCGCGACTGCCAGCTGAGCGACCATCGGGATCACAAGTACAAGTTCGCCCACGAGATCGCCACGGAGTCGCGGCAGGCGCTCTCCACGCTCGTCTCCGAGATCAACTACAAGCGGTTCCTGCTCTCGTCGGCCACCAAGGTGATCGACGACCGGCAGCAGCTGATACACGACAAGAAGAAGGACCTGATCAAGGAGATCACCGCCATGGCGGTGAAGATCACCAACACGGTCAACACGCGCGGCAAGCAGCTGATCATGCGCCTCAACGAGGTCTGCGACAGCAAGCTGAAGGTCCTCGTGGAGAAGAAGGAGACGCTCCAGCTGCTCTCCGACAACACGGACCACTGCATCGAGTTCATGCAGAACGCCCTCGACAAGGGCAGCGACTTCGCGATACTCTCCAGCAAAAAGTCGCTGGTGCGGCATCTGCAGAAGCTCAAGTGCCAGCGGGCGGACATACCCAATCCGGAGATACCCGTGCGCATCCAGGTGCAGCTCAACCAGGTGTCCGACCTGCAGAAGGTCATCTCCCAGCTGGGCATCATCATTGTCGATGGCAAGCCGTACCCTCCGTCAGCCTCGCCCAACGGCACGCCCCAGCCGCCGCCGCGACAGCCGCCCAGCCCGAACATGGCACCGCCCCTGCGGCCGGGCCTGCCGCCGGGCATGTCCGCCGGCCTCTCGCCCAACGGGCCGCCCGTCAACTTTGGCCCGCAGAACGGTCCCCCGATGTACAGCAGTGCGGCGGCCCAGCAGCAGTTCAACAATCTGTCGGCGATGAGCAGATCCTTTCCGGGCGATGGACCAGGTAAGG TTCGCTTTGGCGGAATGCCGCCGGTGGGCATGCAGCGTCACGGCCAGCCGCACGTAAGCTCCTCCACACATCCGCAGAATATGG ACATCAGCCTGCGGGGCCTGCTGAACAATCAGGCGGCGCAGAGCCCCAATGCCGGGCACATGGGCTTCAATGGGCCGCCCAGCTATCCGGGCGGGCCGCAGGGCGGTCCCTCGCCAGCCCACCAGCAGATGGGGGGACCGCAGATGCGACCGCATTTCATGGGTGGCCAGCAGGGTTTCTCgcagggcggcggcggcggtccCGGAGGCGGGCCCAGGGACAACAATTTCATGAGCAGCAATGCGGCGCGCTTCCAGTCGCAGTACCAGCGCATGGCGAGCCATGCCCAGCAGGCGGCCGTAGCGGCCATGGCCGGAGCAGGTGGCGGAGGCGGCCAGATACCGTCGCCCGGGTCGCTGCAGCGCCCACAAATGATGCAGAATCCCATGCAGAAT TCGTTGGGGTTTCATGGGAGCCAGGCTGGCTTTAATACCGGCCCACCGCAGACGTCGCCGCAGCTAGGCGGCGGCATGCACAGCCTGGCCAAGTGGCACATACCGCAGTCCGCGCAGCAGTCGAACA TGTGCTCTCAGCAGGGTCCCCTTTTGCCGTTCGCCAATGGCCGCCAGACATCGGAAAATTTTAAAATCTCCCTGAAGTCCCCCAACACGCTCAAGAACAGCACTCCGCCCAGCCTGGGGTTGGGCGTTCCGGGCATGCCGGGCCTTGGCAATGGTTCGTTGGTCAATGCCGCCGTCCTAGGGCTTGGCCCCGCTGTATCGATACTCTCCAACGTCACCTCGACAAATCCAAAGACGCCCAGTCCCAGCACCCATGAG AACACCAAGGACTTCACGGAGCCCATTGACAAGGTGCGCGACGACTCCATCAACGACCTGATAGCGACCATCGCCAAGCTGGACTCGAACGGGGTGCAAGTGTTGCCCGAGGGCCGCACCAAGACCACCTCGCCGCAGGTGCACAGCTCCACGGACCTGTCCAACACGCAGGAAG ttaataataaaaacgaacaaaaagaTGACCCCAACGAGGATTGGTGCGCCGTCTGCCTGGACGGGGGCGAGCTCATGTGCTGCGACAAGTGCCCCAAGGTGTTCCACCAGAACTGTCACATACCCGCGATCAGCTCGCTGCCggacgagagcgagagctggCAGTGTCTGCTGTGCgtcaacctcaaggaattgaCCAAGAACGAGGGCACCACCGCCGACAAGTCGGCCCATCCGGGCGAGCTGAGCAGCCTGGAGCTGAGGATATTGCAGCGCATTTGCCTGGAGCTGTACTGCCAGTACGAGCAGAGTCTCAACTTCCGTGAGCCAGAGTCGCCGGCCAACACGTCCTACTACGAGATTGTGTCCAG TCCCATGTCCCTGGATGTGATACGCACACGTCTGGATCCCTCCAGTCCCAATCACTACAAGGATATTGCTGGTTTCGTGACCGACGTGCGCTTGATATTCTCCAACACATATCTGTTCTATCAG GACACGAAAACGTACACCAATGccaaatacttggagaacttCTTCGAGGAGCAACTGGCCAAGTGGCTGCCCAATTTCGAGGGCAAGCTGATCAAGGGCAGCAGCGCTTCCTGTTCGCCCGCCCTgatggcggcagcggcggcggccaacGCGGCTGGCTCGCCGTCACCCATCGAGAATGGACGCAAGAGCTGCGGCTCGGCTTCGTTGGGCGACAACGATGGTGCCTGCTTGCCGCCCAAACGGGCGCGGCGGACTATGCACGAATAG
- the bon gene encoding transcription intermediary factor 1-alpha isoform X3, protein MDLDLDHLKNDFLPLIGGIKQELLDTGPSDGMPQMNMQSTATASSGAATTSTSSSSTSSMGNPCDSAEKRSESNSSASAKFTLFKCVYCAQLLGSNDRPKLLECLHVACSQCVSTKFSELDRSLPPLIHCPVCDNASQNEFIVDNQFLIEQCTAGESGDGSGSELGQKSVATIVQCSSCSDGAAATSWCVDCSEYICDSCVQAHQRLKITKDHTIKPKDEANNEQLAGTAGVDKLHMCQLHTQEKLSLFCETCDKLTCRDCQLSDHRDHKYKFAHEIATESRQALSTLVSEINYKRFLLSSATKVIDDRQQLIHDKKKDLIKEITAMAVKITNTVNTRGKQLIMRLNEVCDSKLKVLVEKKETLQLLSDNTDHCIEFMQNALDKGSDFAILSSKKSLVRHLQKLKCQRADIPNPEIPVRIQVQLNQVSDLQKVISQLGIIIVDGKPYPPSASPNGTPQPPPRQPPSPNMAPPLRPGLPPGMSAGLSPNGPPVNFGPQNGPPMYSSAAAQQQFNNLSAMSRSFPGDGPVRFGGMPPVGMQRHGQPHVSSSTHPQNMDISLRGLLNNQAAQSPNAGHMGFNGPPSYPGGPQGGPSPAHQQMGGPQMRPHFMGGQQGFSQGGGGGPGGGPRDNNFMSSNAARFQSQYQRMASHAQQAAVAAMAGAGGGGGQIPSPGSLQRPQMMQNPMQNSLGFHGSQAGFNTGPPQTSPQLGGGMHSLAKWHIPQSAQQSNMCSQQGPLLPFANGRQTSENFKISLKSPNTLKNSTPPSLGLGVPGMPGLGNGSLVNAAVLGLGPAVSILSNVTSTNPKTPSPSTHENTKDFTEPIDKVRDDSINDLIATIAKLDSNGVQVLPEGRTKTTSPQVHSSTDLSNTQEVNNKNEQKDDPNEDWCAVCLDGGELMCCDKCPKVFHQNCHIPAISSLPDESESWQCLLCVNLKELTKNEGTTADKSAHPGELSSLELRILQRICLELYCQYEQSLNFREPESPANTSYYEIVSSPMSLDVIRTRLDPSSPNHYKDIAGFVTDVRLIFSNTYLFYQEDTKTYTNAKYLENFFEEQLAKWLPNFEGKLIKGSSASCSPALMAAAAAANAAGSPSPIENGRKSCGSASLGDNDGACLPPKRARRTMHE, encoded by the exons ATGGATTTGGACTTGGATCATCTTAAGAACGACTTTCTGCCGCTCATCGGCGGCATCAAACAGGAGCTATTGGACACCGGGCCATCGGATGGCATGCCGCAGATGAATATGCAGAGCACTGCAACGGCCAGCAGTGGCGCCGccaccacatccacatcctcgtCCAGCACATCCTCCATGGGGAATCCCTGCGACAGCGCCGAGAAGCGG TCGGAGTCGAATTCCTCGGCCTCGGCCAAGTTCACGCTGTTCAAGTGCGTGTACTGCGCCCAGCTGCTGGGCTCCAACGACCGTCCGAAGCTGCTGGAGTGCCTCCATGTGGCCTGCTCGCAGTGCGTGAGCACAAAGTTCTCGGAGCTGGACCGCTCCCTGCCGCCGCTGATACACTGTCCGGTGTGCGACAACGCCTCCCAGAACGAGTTCATTGTGGACAACCAGTTCCTGATCGAGCAGTGCACGGCCGGGGAGAGCGGCGACGGCAGCGGCTCGGAGCTCGGCCAGAAGAGCGTCGCGACCATCGTGcagtgcagcagctgctcggACGGGGCAGCGGCCACGTCGTGGTGCGTCGACTGCTCGGAGTACATATGCGACAGCTGTGTGCAGGCGCACCAGCGCCTCAAGATCACCAAGGACCACACGATCAAGCCGAAGGACGAGGCAAACAACGAGCAGCTGGCCGGCACGGCCGGCGTCGACAAGCTGCACATGTGCCAGCTGCACACCCAGGAGAAGCTGTCGCTCTTCTGCGAGACCTGCGACAAGCTCACGTGCCGCGACTGCCAGCTGAGCGACCATCGGGATCACAAGTACAAGTTCGCCCACGAGATCGCCACGGAGTCGCGGCAGGCGCTCTCCACGCTCGTCTCCGAGATCAACTACAAGCGGTTCCTGCTCTCGTCGGCCACCAAGGTGATCGACGACCGGCAGCAGCTGATACACGACAAGAAGAAGGACCTGATCAAGGAGATCACCGCCATGGCGGTGAAGATCACCAACACGGTCAACACGCGCGGCAAGCAGCTGATCATGCGCCTCAACGAGGTCTGCGACAGCAAGCTGAAGGTCCTCGTGGAGAAGAAGGAGACGCTCCAGCTGCTCTCCGACAACACGGACCACTGCATCGAGTTCATGCAGAACGCCCTCGACAAGGGCAGCGACTTCGCGATACTCTCCAGCAAAAAGTCGCTGGTGCGGCATCTGCAGAAGCTCAAGTGCCAGCGGGCGGACATACCCAATCCGGAGATACCCGTGCGCATCCAGGTGCAGCTCAACCAGGTGTCCGACCTGCAGAAGGTCATCTCCCAGCTGGGCATCATCATTGTCGATGGCAAGCCGTACCCTCCGTCAGCCTCGCCCAACGGCACGCCCCAGCCGCCGCCGCGACAGCCGCCCAGCCCGAACATGGCACCGCCCCTGCGGCCGGGCCTGCCGCCGGGCATGTCCGCCGGCCTCTCGCCCAACGGGCCGCCCGTCAACTTTGGCCCGCAGAACGGTCCCCCGATGTACAGCAGTGCGGCGGCCCAGCAGCAGTTCAACAATCTGTCGGCGATGAGCAGATCCTTTCCGGGCGATGGACCAG TTCGCTTTGGCGGAATGCCGCCGGTGGGCATGCAGCGTCACGGCCAGCCGCACGTAAGCTCCTCCACACATCCGCAGAATATGG ACATCAGCCTGCGGGGCCTGCTGAACAATCAGGCGGCGCAGAGCCCCAATGCCGGGCACATGGGCTTCAATGGGCCGCCCAGCTATCCGGGCGGGCCGCAGGGCGGTCCCTCGCCAGCCCACCAGCAGATGGGGGGACCGCAGATGCGACCGCATTTCATGGGTGGCCAGCAGGGTTTCTCgcagggcggcggcggcggtccCGGAGGCGGGCCCAGGGACAACAATTTCATGAGCAGCAATGCGGCGCGCTTCCAGTCGCAGTACCAGCGCATGGCGAGCCATGCCCAGCAGGCGGCCGTAGCGGCCATGGCCGGAGCAGGTGGCGGAGGCGGCCAGATACCGTCGCCCGGGTCGCTGCAGCGCCCACAAATGATGCAGAATCCCATGCAGAAT TCGTTGGGGTTTCATGGGAGCCAGGCTGGCTTTAATACCGGCCCACCGCAGACGTCGCCGCAGCTAGGCGGCGGCATGCACAGCCTGGCCAAGTGGCACATACCGCAGTCCGCGCAGCAGTCGAACA TGTGCTCTCAGCAGGGTCCCCTTTTGCCGTTCGCCAATGGCCGCCAGACATCGGAAAATTTTAAAATCTCCCTGAAGTCCCCCAACACGCTCAAGAACAGCACTCCGCCCAGCCTGGGGTTGGGCGTTCCGGGCATGCCGGGCCTTGGCAATGGTTCGTTGGTCAATGCCGCCGTCCTAGGGCTTGGCCCCGCTGTATCGATACTCTCCAACGTCACCTCGACAAATCCAAAGACGCCCAGTCCCAGCACCCATGAG AACACCAAGGACTTCACGGAGCCCATTGACAAGGTGCGCGACGACTCCATCAACGACCTGATAGCGACCATCGCCAAGCTGGACTCGAACGGGGTGCAAGTGTTGCCCGAGGGCCGCACCAAGACCACCTCGCCGCAGGTGCACAGCTCCACGGACCTGTCCAACACGCAGGAAG ttaataataaaaacgaacaaaaagaTGACCCCAACGAGGATTGGTGCGCCGTCTGCCTGGACGGGGGCGAGCTCATGTGCTGCGACAAGTGCCCCAAGGTGTTCCACCAGAACTGTCACATACCCGCGATCAGCTCGCTGCCggacgagagcgagagctggCAGTGTCTGCTGTGCgtcaacctcaaggaattgaCCAAGAACGAGGGCACCACCGCCGACAAGTCGGCCCATCCGGGCGAGCTGAGCAGCCTGGAGCTGAGGATATTGCAGCGCATTTGCCTGGAGCTGTACTGCCAGTACGAGCAGAGTCTCAACTTCCGTGAGCCAGAGTCGCCGGCCAACACGTCCTACTACGAGATTGTGTCCAG TCCCATGTCCCTGGATGTGATACGCACACGTCTGGATCCCTCCAGTCCCAATCACTACAAGGATATTGCTGGTTTCGTGACCGACGTGCGCTTGATATTCTCCAACACATATCTGTTCTATCAG GAGGACACGAAAACGTACACCAATGccaaatacttggagaacttCTTCGAGGAGCAACTGGCCAAGTGGCTGCCCAATTTCGAGGGCAAGCTGATCAAGGGCAGCAGCGCTTCCTGTTCGCCCGCCCTgatggcggcagcggcggcggccaacGCGGCTGGCTCGCCGTCACCCATCGAGAATGGACGCAAGAGCTGCGGCTCGGCTTCGTTGGGCGACAACGATGGTGCCTGCTTGCCGCCCAAACGGGCGCGGCGGACTATGCACGAATAG